A single genomic interval of Coccidioides posadasii str. Silveira chromosome 1, complete sequence harbors:
- a CDS encoding uncharacterized protein (CAZy:GT2_Chitin_synth_2~EggNog:ENOG410PFHC~COG:M~TransMembrane:6 (o896-915i935-955o1209-1228i1604-1624o1630-1652i1659-1682o)), producing MAAAPSHAQSSLPSLPHHLQSDTQLTAHLASRFHVSLPTARLSSHALICLNTYTSSTKGPDGLKEGSAMGEAEDLARRAWTRLGSRGENQAVVFLGESGSGKTTIRSHLLSSLLSFTSTPLSTKLSLAAFVFDTLTTTKAVTTPTASKAGLFFELQYDASSTVNPTLIGGKLLDHRLERSRIASVPTGERSFHVLYYLLAGTSPAEKTHLGLSSSGDVISSGPTKRSSSQASHKRWRYLGHPTQLKVGINDAEGFQHFKTALRKLEFPRSEIAEICQILACILHIGQLEFTTGQATRTGADESGGYSHEGGETITVVKNKDVLSIVAAFLGLSVDELETSLGYKTKTIHKERVTVMLDPQGARTNADGFARTLYALLVAYVIENINQRICAAEDAVANTISVVDFPGFAQMSTTNSTLDQLLNNAATESLYHYCLQNFFERQADMLETEEVNVPATSYFDNSDAVKGLLKHGNGLLSILDDQTKRARTDLQFLESIRKRFENKNPAIAVGSSTAILPGSNFATQNAAAVFTVRHFAGEVDYPVKGLIEENGDLVSGDLLNLISSTKSGFVRELFGQEALQTIHHPKERNAIMQAQVSSKPLRMPSMARRKMSRPSRFTSFGSQSEADDTDDFASTSTSTKKGGSNSKKGSVAGAPKQGAAGQFLASLDNITKSLSASNVNPYFVFCLKPNDRRIANQFDSKCVRTQVQTLGIAEISQRLRNADFSVFLPFAEFLGLAEAESIIVGSDKEKSQLIVDEKRWPTNEARVGSTGVFLSERCWADLAKVGERVLPSFSGEGTDDGRDGLLHVGGNQYGDSKVRLLPSGDSTPGAFIYGDDKQGYFGSRELDARSDAGASAFNSGDMFKNLETREQMAERSNEKEMVEVEDVIVSGSRKRWLALVYLLTFYIPDFLIKWVGRKKRKDVRVAWREKFAINLLIWLSCGFVVFFIILFPRLICPTQHVFSAEELSSHDGKGNHNAYTAIRGEVFDLGSFIPAHYPGIVPRSALIKYAGIDATHLFPVQVSALCRGKGGSQRPIDPSVLFDFTPTNISGSANVVSGNDKNFLYHDFRHFRNDTRPTWYFQQMRYLRANYKKGEIGYTKSHLKTLAEKESQYIGVINGVVYDFTDYMIGGRITRDKDGKPKPGVDVDFMDSRVVDLFQQKSGHDLTEYFNRLPLSSTLRYDMEVCLNNLFKVGALDTRNSTQCLFSQYFVLACSALLASIIGFKFLAALQFGRKNVPENLDKFIICQVPAYTEDEESLRRAIDSMARMKYDDKRKLLVVICDGMIIGQGNDRPTPRIVLDILGVPETVDPEPLSFESLGEGMRQHNMGKVYSGLYEVQGHIVPFLVVVKVGKPSEVSRPGNRGKRDSQMLLMRFLNRVHYNAPMSPLELEMHHQVRNIIGVNPTFYEFILQVDADTVVAQDSATRMVASFLHDTRVIALCGETALNNAKSSMITMIQVYEYWISHNLTKAFESLFGSVTCLPGCFSMYRIRAADTGKPLFVSKEVVDAYGEIRVDTLHMKNLLHLGEDRYLTTLLLKHHPKYKTKYIFNAHAWTVAPDSWAVFLSQRRRWINSTVHNLIELIPLQQLCGFCCFSMRFVVFVDLLSTIIQPVTVAYIVYLIVLLAMNTGIIPITAFILLGAIYGLQAIIFILRRKWEMVGWMIIYLLAMPVFSLGLPLYAFWHMDDFTWGNTRIVTGEKGRKVVITDEGKFDPASIPKKKWEEYQAELWEAQTHRDDQSEVSGYSYRTKSYHPAMSEYGYPATRPASHLDYNRHSRLSLPTSELLGRGSDLEMTDFAGLPTDDALLAEIRDILRTADLMTVTKKSVKQELERRFNIPLDAKRAYINSATEAVLSGQL from the exons ATGGCGGCGGCCCCGTCCCATGCCCAGTCGTCTCTCCCCTCGCTGCCCCATCACCTGCAGTCCGACACTCAACTGACGGCCCACCTTGCCAGCCG ATTCCATGTCTCCCTCCCCACAGCTCGCCTTTCTTCGCATGCTCTGATATGCCTGAATACGTATACATCCTCAACAAAAGGTCCTGATGGACTCAAGGAAGGAAGCGCCATGGGGGAGGCGGAGGATTTGGCAAGGCGAGCCTGGACAAGATTGGGGTCAAGGGGGGAAAATCAAGCTGTTGTTTTCCT AGGTGAATCTGGCTCAGGCAAAACAACTATTCGATCTCACCTGTTATCTTCGCTCCTCTCATTCACCTCAACCCCGCTATCTACCAAGTTGTCCCTTGCGGCATTTGTTTTTGACACACTGACAACTACAAAAGCCGTTACTACGCCAACTGCGTCAAAAGCCGGTCTCTTTTTCGAGCTACAATATGATGCATCGTCCACCGTAAATCCGACTTTGATTGGTGGGAAGCTTTTAGATCACCGGCTGGAGCGGAGCAGAATAGCGTCTGTTCCTACGGGAGAGCGAAGTTTTCATGTTTTGTATTACCTTCTGGCGGGGACCAGTCCAGCCGAAAAGACACATCTAGGTCTTTCTAGTTCAGGCGATGTTATCTCGAGTGGCCCAACCAAGCGATCTTCATCCCAAGCGTCACACAAGCGCTGGCGATATCTCGGACACCCGACCCAATTAAAGGTCGGAATCAACGATGCGGAAGGATTCCAGCACTTTAAGACGGCATTGCGGAAACTGGAATTCCCCCGAAGCGAGATCGCAGAAATTTGCCAAATCCTGGCTTGTATCCTGCATATCGGACAACTTGAATTCACCACAGGTCAGGCTACGAGGACAGGGGCGGATGAAAGTGGTGGATATTCGCACGAGGGCGGTGAGACCATCACCGTCGTCAAAAACAAGGATGTTCTAAGTATTGTTGCCGCCTTCCTTGGTCTGAGTGTCGATGAACTTGAAACAAGTTTGGGATATAAGACGAAGACAATCCATAAAGAACGGGTAACCGTTATGCTTGATCCCCAGGGCGCCCGAACAAACGCAGATGGGTTTGCAAGGACACTCTATGCTCTTCTAGTTGCCTATGTGATTGAAAACATCAATCAGCGGATCTGCGCTGCCGAGGACGCCGTGGCTAACACCATTTCCGTTGTTGATTTCCCTGGTTTTGCCCAGATGTCTACGACAAATTCGACCTTGGATCAATTGCTGAACAATGCTGCTACCGAGTCCCTTTATCATTATTGTTTGCAAAACTTCTTTGAGCGTCAGGCAGATATGTTGGAAACAGAAGAGGTCAACGTCCCAGCAACCAGCTATTTTGACAACTCCGATGCCGTTAAGGGCCTTTTGAAACACGGCAACGGTCTCCTCTCCATTTTGGACGATCAAACCAAGCGCGCCCGAACCGACTTGCAGTTCCTCGAGAGTATTCGCAAACGGTTCGAGAATAAAAACCCAGCTATAGCTGTTGGTAGCTCGACCGCAATTCTCCCAGGCAGCAACTTTGCTACGCAAAACGCTGCCGCTGTATTCACAGTGAGGCATTTTGCAGGGGAAGTTGATTACCCCGTTAAGGGCCTAATTGAAGAAAATGGTGATCTGGTATCTGGCGACCTCCTTAACCTCATTAGCTCTACGAAGAGTGGATTTGTTCGGGAACTGTTCGGTCAAGAAGCATTGCAAACGATCCACCATCCCAAGGAAAGGAATGCTATCATGCAAGCTCAAGTCAGCTCGAAACCATTGAGAATGCCGAGCATGGCACGGCGGAAAATGAGCAGACCCTCAAGGTTTACGTCTTTTGGATCTCAGTCCGAAGCTGACGACACCGATGACTTTGCTAGTACATCTACCAGTACGAAGAAGGGCGGATCTAACAGTAAGAAAGGGTCAGTGGCTGGTGCTCCAAAACAGGGCGCAGCTGGCCAGTTCCTCGCCTCTCTTGACAATATAACCAAATCCTTATCAGCGTCAAATGTGAACCCTTATTTTGTCTTCTGCCTTAAGCCAAATGACAGGCGGATTGCAAATCAGTTTGATAGCAAATGCGTCCGGACCCAAGTGCAGACGTTGGGGATTGCCGAGATCAGCCAACGTCTCCGCAATGCGGACTTCTCTGTATTCTTACCATTTGCTGAATTCCTTGGGCTTGCAGAAGCAGAATCGATCATTGTTGGGAGTGACAAGGAAAAGTCGCAGCTCATCGTTGATGAGAAGAGGTGGCCAACCAACGAGGCACGCGTTGGCAGCACTGGTGTCTTCCTGAGTGAAAGATGCTGGGCAGATCTGGCCAAAGTTGGCGAGCGAGTTCTTCCAAGTTTTAGTGGAGAAGGTACTGATGATGGCAGAGATGGCCTTCTCCATGTTGGCGGCAACCAATATGGAGATTCAAAAGTCCGTCTCTTGCCTTCTGGAGACTCCACCCCTGGAGCGTTTATATACGGGGATGATAAGCAAGGATACTTCGGCAGCCGGGAATTGGATGCACGGTCGGATGCTGGCGCATCTGCCTTTAACTCAGGTGATATGTTCAAGAATTTGGAAACCCGTGAGCAAATGGCAGAGCGAAGCAACGAGAAAGAGATGGTTGAAGTGGAGGACGTCATCGTCTCGGGAAGCCGCAAACGCTGGCTTGCGCTCGTTTATCTGTTGACCTTTTATATCCCTGATTTCTTGATCAAGTGGGTcgggagaaagaagagaaaggatGTGCGTGTCGCTTGGCGTGAAAAATTCGCTATCAACCTTCTTATATGGTTGAGCTGTGGCTTTGTGGTATTTTTCATTATCCTTTTCCCGCGATTGATCTGTCCGACGCAACACGTTTTCTCCGCTGAAGAACTTTCGTCTCACGATGGGAAAGGCAACCATAACGCATATACCGCCATTCGAGGAGAAGTATTTGACTTGGGCTCTTTTATACCTGCCCATTACCCGGGTATTGTTCCTCGATCGGCGCTGATAAAGTATGCTGGAATTGATGCTACGCATTTATTCCCTGTGCAGGTTTCTGCGCTTTGTCGGGGTAAAGGCGGCTCACAACGGCCCATTGATCCTTCAGTGCTGTTCGACTTCACTCCCACCAATATATCGGGTTCTGCGAACGTTGTTAGCGGAAACGACAAAAATTTCCTGTACCATGACTTCAGACACTTCAGAAATGATACTCGACCAACCTGGTACTTTCAGCAAATGCGATACCTACGGGCAAACTACAAAAAAGGAGAGATTGGCTACACTAAGAGCCATCTCAAGACGCTTGCTGAGAAGGAGTCTCAGTACATCGGAGTCATAAATGGAGTGGTTTATGACTTCACTGACTACATGATTGGAGGTCGAATTACTAGAGACAAAGATGGTAAACCGAAACCAGGTGTCGACGTGGATTTCATGGATTCCCGAGTTGTCGATTTGTTCCAGCAAAAATCCGGGCATGATCTGACCGAGTACTTCAACAGACTTCCCCTCAGCAGCACACTGCGTTACGATATGGAAGTCTGCCTCAACAACCTCTTCAAAGTCGGAGCCCTAGACACCCGAAATTCGACGCAGTGCCTCTTCTCTCAATATTTTGTGCTTGCGTGTTCGGCTCTCCTGGCGAGTATCATTGGTTTTAAGTTCTTGGCTGCATTGCAGTTTGGAAGAAAGAATGTCCCAGAAAACCTTGATAAGTTTATCATTTGCCAGGTACCAGCGTATACAGAAGATGAGGAGTCTCTCCGTCGTGCGATTGACTCGATGGCCCGGATGAAATACGATGATAAACGGAAACTCCTCGTGGTTATTTGCGACGGTATGATCATTGGACAGGGCAATGACCGCCCCACGCCTCGAATCGTCCTCGATATCCTTGGTGTCCCAGAGACTGTTGACCCCGAACCACTCAGCTTTGAAAGTTTAGGAGAAGGCATGAGGCAGCACAACATGGGCAAGGTTTACTCCGGACTGTACGAAGTGCAAGGTCACATTGTTCCATTTTTGGTAGTGGTTAAAGTTGGCAAGCCGTCTGAGGTTTCTCGACCTGGTAACCGCGGAAAACGTGATTCTCAAATGCTTCTGATGCGCTTCCTCAACCGCGTCCATTACAACGCACCGATGAGCCCGCTTGAACTGGAAATGCATCATCAGGTCCGCAATATTATTGGTGTAAATCCGACATTCTACGAGTTCATCTTACAGGTTGATGCGGATACCGTTGTTGCGCAAGATTCTGCTACTCGAATGGTCGCCTCATTCTTGCATGATACGAGAGTGATTGCACTCTGCGGAGAGACAGCTCTTAACAACGCCAAATCTTCCATGATCACGATGATTCAAGTCTACGAATACTGGATCTCCCACAACTTGACGAAAGCCTTCGAAAGTCTTTTTGGCTCTGTGACCTGTTTACCAGGTTGTTTCAGTATGTACCGCATCCGTGCCGCCGATACAGGCAAGCCACTCTTCGTCAGCAAGGAAGTTGTAGATGCCTATGGAGAGATTCGTGTTGATACGCTTCACATGAAAAACTTGCTCCATCTGGGAGAGGATCGATATCTGACAACCCTACTTCTGAAGCACCATCCAAAATATAAGACCAAATATATTTTCAATGCGCATGCATGGACTGTTGCTCCTGACAGCTGGGCCGTCTTCTTGTCCCAACGTCGCAGATGGATCAATTCGACTGTCCACAACTTGATCGAGCTCATTCCTCTCCAACAACTGTGCGGGTTCTGCTGCTTCAGTATGAGGTTTGTTGTTTTTGTGGATCTTCTCAGTACAATCATTCAACCTGTGACCGTCGCCTATATTGTCTACCTCATTGTACTCCTGGCTATGAACACCGGCATCATTCCAATCACAGCATTCATTTTGCTCGGAGCGATCTACGGTCTGCAGGCTATTATTTTCATTCTCCGCCGCAAATGGGAAATGGTAGGATGGATGATAATTTATCTCCTTGCCATGCCTGTGTTCTCGTTGGGTCTGCCTCTCTATGCTTTTTGGCATATGGATGACTTCACATGGGGTAATACTCGTATTGTCACTGGTGAGAAAGGCCGTAAGGTCGTTATCACGGATGAGGGAAAGTTTGATCCAGCTTCAATTCCTAAGAAGAAGTGGGAGGAGTATCAAGCTGAGCTCTGGGAAGCCCAGACGCATCGTGATGACCAGTCGGAAGTCTCTGGATACTCCTATCGAACAAAGTCGTACCACCCAGCAATGTCGGAATATGGATATCCCGCCACAAGACCAGCTTCTCACCTGGATTACAACCGCCATTCGCGGCTATCTCTGCCCACTTCTGAACTCCTCGGTCGTGGCTCAGACCTCGAAATGACTGACTTCGCCGGTCTTCCGACCGACGATGCGTTGCTAGCCGAGATCAGAGACATTCTGAGAACGGCTGACTTGATGACCGTTACGAAGAAGAGCGTCaaacaagaacttgaacGGAGATTTAACATCCCGCTGGACGCAAAACGAGCGTACATTAATTCTG CGACTGAAGCAGTTCTTTCAGGCCAACTCTAA
- a CDS encoding uncharacterized protein (CAZy:GT2_Chitin_synth_2~EggNog:ENOG410PGZG~COG:M~TransMembrane:6 (o743-760i781-800o1040-1061i1431-1454o1466-1485i1492-1515o)): MANRMSVYSTSSSGPGPRPAGQQASQVSTTTLLNALHTCYLSGQPYQLDSATSIVVNTALTATTPGHNGELGGTIDLNVARRAWEHARRRAEDGCIVLCSSHQNTPSLLPAFLASLPLPTPEIAYTALAAIRPFVSQVTPFNPARLLYSSFAVTYTFALTGRVTDVNLALSTSGVNITDGLARIPSEPGHRAFDVFYYLLSSASTPAEREFLGLKRPEAYSFLNRSQTYDPPSYLPTTDDGASAEDFRANLKAIGIKGAAHRSLLSVLAGLLKLGNTAGFLVEEDELEDLCEDIGGLLNVDPIVLLKNCSTEDRESLVLGLYETLLDWVISKANEAIRLELHASHDNGSSDGRPSARTPLSEEESGDTVSITVVDIPDEALGKAVALRGVFDDSLGINAEMKEDGINMVNPGHAIVKEMENAVAEVERELGIMGGNAGRLRERERDRIQGVLEKVGVELESGAFLKKVLYPDEGGDLNFGRRGRFDLNATLGSSRVWYHLSMHPVDDHPAAIASLPSVSSAWSAGTVSRQLRAWRLAEWANRRNKHLDFTADFDVDEFVSRYALLGCHEGKDGVENWIIERGWSNGDVVVARERIWMREGAWWEAESMLDLKIPTAPVNPFATPAATTPFDGTYGAPSPATASGFFPPDNMSTLGSRENLVNRQSQMPRAPSALGGTRSIAPTTVSQPVQVSSGDYGLGPKGDDRQHENVYYDQDLGKWTAFDPEFGDPKKIEEKKIPTSRRVWSAFVWAVTFWIPSFVLRFVGRMKRPDVRMAWREKVTLILLIFLLNASIVFYIVFLGDLLCPNKDKVWTDKEVSYHQGENDFYVSVHGKVYDISKFWKITHTTNRYPTTKDQMIHFAGKNMDAYFPLPLSYACPGFDIGKQIELQHNDTSAVEFPQAVHKAGPEFQPDPTLALRRIDWYARTFLPRMKEYYKGDLVHSRKSLPREAEERSRQWASINGRVYDLTDYFYTVGVQNNLKQYDFLPRAVTDLFKNNAGADITEQWRDTDDFRKSMTCLNNQFYVGILDFRETPRCEVNNYILLAFTIILCSVILVKFLAALQLGTKRRPSPQDKFVICLVPAYTEGEDQLRKGLDSLTALQYDNKRKLICVVCDGMIVGGGNDRPTPKIVLDILGVDPKIDPPALPFKSVGVGSEQLNYGKVYSGLYEYEGNVVPYIVVVKVGKQSEQGKSKPGNRGKRDSQVMLLNFLNRVHHRSLMSPLELEMFHQINNVIGVDPELYEYVFMVDADTSVREDSLNRLVASCANDAKIAGICGETSLQNEERSWWTMIQVYEYYISHHLAKSFESLFGSVTCLPGCFCMYRLRTADKGRPLIISDKVIAEYADGDVDTLHKKNLLSLGEDRYLTTLMTKHFPSMSYKFIPDAYASTAAPETWSVLLSQRRRWINSTIHNLAELMFLKDLCGFCCFSMRFIVFIDLFGTIILPATTVYLGYLIYRVASGTGQFPVISIAILAAVYGLQAIIFIIKRQWQHIGWMIIYIMAYPIYSFILPIYSFWNQDNFSWGNTRIVLGEKGDKRVVAVDDEGFDPRSIPLQRWDDYALMNNLPGRRGNSMGQEKPHQQYYDDGGLEMDDMHSVYSSVKPASTILTGFPNQGMHHTPYVLPHSTNPLAVPGNRNSHMTQFTQYTDNPQARNSRHMSIGNLSHYQDNPANASRLSGVGMLTPDGHPGVSQRQSMRSPLSRPASTMIDFRNPPNQGPDETAITAAIRSCLAEVDLDSVTKKQVRALVEQRLQTTLTGDKKAFLDRQIDHELANM, from the exons ATGGCGAACCGCATGTCAGTATATTCTACCTCATCGTCCGGTCCAGGGCCCCGCCCCGCCGGACAGCAAGCATCACAGGTCTCGACCACCACGCTGCTCAACGCCCTTCATACCTGCTATCTCTCCGGACAACCTTATCAGCTTGACTCTGCAACGAGCATAGTCGTGAACACCGCTTTAACAGCTACTACGCCAGGGCACAATGGCGAGCTGGGCGGCACTATAGATCTTAACGTAGCACGGAGAGCGTGGGAGCATGCCCGACGGAGAGCAGAGGATGGGTGTATTGTATTATG CTCGTCGCATCAAAATACACCCTCTCTCCTTCCAGCCTTTTTGGCATCCTTGCCATTACCCACACCGGAGATAGCCTATACAGCCCTAGCCGCAATTCGACCCTTCGTTTCTCAAGTCACCCCGTTCAACCCCGCCCGCTTGCTCTACTCTTCCTTTGCCGTGACTTACACGTTCGCCCTGACAGGAAGAGTCACTGATGTAAACTTAGCACTGTCGACATCTGGTGTCAACATCACCGATGGGCTCGCGAGGATTCCATCCGAACCTGGCCATCGTGCATTTGATGTCTTTTACTACCTCCTCTCCTCGGCATCGACACCGGCAGAAAGAGAGTTCCTCGGCCTGAAAAGACCAGAGGCGTATTCCTTCCTTAACAGGTCTCAAACTTACGATCCACCATCCTACCTCCCTACCACCGACGATGGCGCCTCCGCAGAGGATTTCCGAGCCAATCTCAAAGCTATCGGCATCAAAGGAGCGGCCCATCGCAGCTTGCTCTCAGTCCTGGCCGGTTTGCTTAAATTGGGCAACACCGCGGGGTTCCTCGTCGAAGAAGACGAATTGGAAGACCTCTGCGAGGACATTGGGGGCCTTCTCAATGTCGATCCTATCGTTCTTCTCAAAAACTGCTCGACAGAAGACCGAGAGTCGCTCGTCTTGGGTTTATACGAGACCCTCCTTGACTGGGTCATTTCGAAAGCTAACGAAGCCATTCGCCTGGAGTTACATGCCTCGCATGATAATGGTTCGAGCGATGGCAGACCCAGTGCTCGAACACCTCTAAGTGAAGAAGAGAGTGGAGATACGGTTAGCATCACTGTTGTGGATATCCCGGACGAGGCACTAGGAAAAGCTGTCGCTCTGCGGGGCGTATTTGATGATTCTCTCGGCATAAATGCTGAAATGAAAGAGGATGGAATCAACATGGTTAACCCAGGTCATGCTATCGTTAAGGAAATGGAAAATGCCGTAGCTGAGGTGGAACGTGAGCTGGGTATCATGGGTGGCAATGCCGGTCGCCTACGAGAACGGGAACGAGACAGAATACAAGGAGTGCTTGAGAAAGTTGGAGTTGAATTAGAATCCGGGGCTTTCCTGAAAAAGGTGCTATATCCTGACGAAGGAGGAGATCTGAACTTTGGCAGAAGGGGACGCTTCGACCTCAATGCTACTCTTGGTAGCAGCAGGGTCTGGTATCACCTCTCAATGCACCCGGTTGATGACCACCCGGCAGCAATCGCATCTCTACCCTCGGTCAGCTCGGCGTGGTCAGCAGGGACAGTTTCGCGTCAACTACGTGCTTGGAGACTTGCTGAATGGGCCAATCGCCGCAACAAACACCTTGACTTCACCGCAGACTTTGACGTTGACGAATTCGTTAGTCGATATGCTCTTCTAGGCTGCCACGAAGGCAAAGATGGCGTGGAAAATTGGATCATTGAACGAGGCTGGAGTAACGGTGACGTTGTAGTCGCAAGGGAGAGAATCTGGATGCGTGAAGGGGCTTGGTGGGAGGCAGAATCGATGCTCGACTTGAAAATTCCAACGGCACCTGTAAATCCCTTCGCCACCCCGGCGGCTACTACTCCCTTCGATGGAACCTACGGAGCTCCGTCACCAGCGACGGCAAGTGGATTCTTCCCCCCAGATAACATGAGCACTTTAGGCAGCCGAGAGAATCTCGTGAATCGCCAATCACAAATGCCAAGAGCACCTAGCGCCCTTGGAGGAACTCGTTCCATTGCGCCTACTACCGTATCTCAGCCTGTTCAGGTTTCGTCTGGAGACTACGGCCTTGGACCCAAGGGTGACGACCGACAACATGAAAACGTTTATTACGATCAAGACCTTGGTAAATGGACTGCTTTCGATCCCGAGTTTGGAGACCCGAAAAAGATCGAGGAGAAGAAAATACCAACCAGCCGCCGCGTTTGGTCTGCTTTTGTATGGGCTGTCACGTTTTGGATTCCATCATTTGTTCTTCGTTTCGTGGGTCGGATGAAGCGCCCAGACGTTCGAATGGCCTGGCGTGAAAAAGTGACTCTCATCCTCCTTATTTTCCTTCTCAACGCTTCAATTGTATTCTACATCGTCTTCCTCGGTGACCTACTCTGTCCGAACAAAGACAAAGTCTGGACGGATAAAGAGGTTAGCTATCATCAGGGCGAAAATGATTTCTATGTCAGCGTCCACGGGAAGGTCTACGATATAAGCAAGTTTTGGAAGATTACTCACACCACTAACCGATATCCCACAACAAAAGATCAGATGATACATTTTGCTGGGAAGAATATGGACGCGTATTTCCCGCTGCCCCTTTCTTACGCTTGTCCTGGATTTGATATTGGCAAGCAAATTGAATTGCAACACAATGATACGAGTGCTGTTGAATTCCCGCAGGCTGTCCATAAGGCTGGTCCCGAATTCCAACCCGATCCTACTCTTGCACTGAGAAGAATTGATTGGTATGCAAGGACCTTTTTGCCCAGAATGAAGGAGTATTACAAAGGAGATCTGGTGCATTCGAGGAAGTCCTTACCCCGGGAAGCCGAAGAGCGTTCTAGGCAATGGGCATCCATCAATGGAAGAGTTTACGACTTGACCGACTACTTTTATACCGTTGGAGTGCAGAACAACCTGAAACAATACGACTTCCTTCCTCGAGCCGTAACCGACCTGTTTAAAAATAATGCTGGTGCCGACATTACGGAACAATGGCGAGACACAGATGACTTCCGAAAGAGTATGACTTGTCTTAACAACCAATTTTACGTCGGCATATTAGATTTCAGAGAAACACCCCGATGTGAGGTCAACAACTACATTCTTCTGGCGTTCACCATTATTCTTTGTTCCGTTATTCTCGTCAAGTTCCTTGCGGCTCTCCAGCTGGGAACCAAACGGCGACCCTCACCTCAGGATAAATTCGTCATCTGCCTTGTGCCGGCGTATACAGAAGGTGAGGATCAGCTTCGCAAGGGACTTGATTCGCTTACAGCACTGCAATATGACAACAAACGAAAACTCATCTGTGTCGTCTGCGATGGTATGATTGTTGGTGGAGGTAACGACAGGCCTACGCCGAAGATTGTGCTGGACATTTTGGGCGTTGACCCAAAGATTGATCCGCCAGCCCTTCCGTTCAAGTCAGTTGGCGTTGGAAGCGAACAGCTTAACTATGGCAAGGTCTACTCCGGCCTTTACGAATATGAAGGAAATGTTGTTCCATATATTGTCGTCGTCAAAGTCGGAAAGCAATCCGAACAGGGCAAGTCAAAGCCAGGAAACCGTGGAAAGCGTGATTCGCAGGTTATGCTTCTTAATTTCTTGAACCGCGTGCACCATCGCTCGCTCATGTCTCCACTGGAACTGGAAATGTTCCATCAAATCAACAACGTAATTGGTGTCGACCCAGAACTTTACGAATACGTGTTCATGGTCGACGCCGACACTAGTGTTAGAGAAGACTCGCTGAATCGTCTTGTTGCGAGCTGCGCGAACGACGCCAAAATTGCTGGTATTTGTGGTGAGACGAGCTTGCAAAATGAAGAGCGTTCTTGGTGGACCATGATTCAGGTCTATGAATATTACATCTCTCATCATTTGGCAAAATCTTTCGAATCGCTCTTTGGTAGTGTGACCTGTCTTCCAGGGTG CTTCTGCATGTATCGACTCCGGACAGCAGACAAGGGCCGACCACTGATTATATCCGACAAGGTTATCGCCGAATATGCTGACGGTGATGTTGATACACTGCACAAGAAGAACCTTTTATCCTTGGGAGAAGATCGATACCTCACGACATTGATGACCAAGCATTTCCCAAGTATGTCGTACAAGTTCATCCCCGACGCATACGCCAGCACAGCTGCACCGGAAACCTGGAGCGTTTTGCTTTCACAAAGACGTCGTTGGATCAATTCCACGATCCACAATCTGGCAGAATTGATGTTCCTCAAGGACCTGTGCGGCTTCTGTTGCTTTAGCATGCGTTTTATTGTGTTCATCGACCTGTTTGGTACGATCATCCTCCCGGCGACAACAGTATACTTGGGATATCTCATCTATCGTGTGGCAAGTGGCACGGGTCAATTCCCTGTGATCTCAATCGCGATCCTCGCAGCCGTCTACGGTTTACAGGCCATCATTTTCATTATCAAACGTCAATGGCAACACATTGGATGGATGATCATCTACATCATGGCCTACCCAATTTACAGTTTTATCCTCCCCATTTATTCGTTCTGGAACCAAGACAATTTCTCATGGGGTAATACCCGTATTGTCCTTGGCGAAAAGGGTGATAAGCGAGTCGTTGCGGTGGATGACGAAGGATTTGACCCTCGAAGCATTCCTCTTCAACGCTGGGACGACTATGCTCTCATGAACAATCTTCCTGGTCGCCGAGGTAATTCCATGGGCCAGGAAAAGCCTCATCAGCAATATTACGATGACGGAGGGCTCGAGATGGACGATATGCATTCGGTTTACTCGTCAGTGAAGCCAGCATCTACGATTCTAACCGGATTCCCTAATCAGGGCATGCACCACACACCCTATGTCCTCCCGCACTCTACAAATCCTTTGGCTGTTCCAGGCAACAGAAACTCCCATATGACGCAGTTCACTCAATACACTGATAATCCCCAGGCTCGCAACTCCCGCCACATGTCGATTGGAAATCTAAGCCATTATCAAGATAATCCTGCCAATGCCAGCCGTCTCAGTGGAGTTGGAATGCTTACTCCCGACGGCCATCCAGGAGTCTCTCAGCGACAGAGTATGCGTAGTCCCCTGTCACGGCCAGCCAGCACCATGATCGATTTCAGAAATCCACCAAATCAGGGACCGGACGAGACTGCTATTACAGCTGCTATCCGGTCTTGTCTTGCGGAGGTGGATTTAGACAGTGTGACCAAGAAGCAAG TCCGAGCGCTTGTTGAGCAAAGGTTGCAGACAACATTGACGGGCGACAAAAAAGCCTTCCTTGATCGCCAAATCGACCACgaattggcaaatatgtaA